The genomic window CGACGACTTCTACGCCGTGATCCCCGCCGGCGGCATCGGCAGCCGACTCTGGCCGCTGTCGCGTGCCGACGCACCGAAGTTCCTCCACGACCTCACCGGGTCGGGGCAGACGCTGCTCCGCGACACGTGGGACCGCCTGGCACCCCTCGCCGGCACCGACCGCATCGCCGTGGTCACCGGGCGCGCGCACCGCGGAGCGGTCGAGCGGGAGCTGCCCGGCATCGCCGACAAGAACGTCTTCCTCGAGTCCGAGCCGCGCGACTCGACGGCGGCGATCGGCCTGGCCGCCGCGATCCTCTCGCGACGCGAGCCCGACGTCATCATCGGCTCGTTCGCCGCAGACCACGTCATCCGCGTGCCGCAGCTGTTCGAGTGGGCCGTGAACCAGGCGGTCGCGACGGCGCGCCAGGGATACATCTGCACCATCGGCATCCAGCCGTCCGAGCCGTCCGTCGGATTCGGCTACATCAAGAAGAGCGACGCGCTGTCTGTGGAAGGAGCGCCCGAGGCGGCTCTCGTCCAGAGCTTCGTGGAGAAGCCGGATCTCGACACCGCGAAGGAGTACTTCGCCGACCGCAACTACCTGTGGAACGCGGGCATGTTCATCTCCCGCGCCGACGTGCTGCTCGCCGAGATCGCCGAGAACGAGCCGGAGCTCTACGCCGGGCTCATGGAGCTCGCCGAGGCGTGGGACGACCGCGAGGAGCGCGGGCCGGTCGTGGACCAGGTGTGGCCGACGCTCAAGAAGATCGCGATCGACTACGCCGTCGCCGAGCCCGCGGCCGCGAAGGGTCGCCTCGCTGTCATCCCGGGCCATTTCGACTGGGACGACGTGGGCGACTTCGCGAGCCTCGCCAAGCTCAACTCGCACGGCCGCATGAACGATCTGGCGATCCTCGGCGAGAACGCCCGCATCCTGTCCGACGCCGCCAGCGGCATCGTGGTCAGCCAGACGCGGCGCGTCATCAGCCTGATCGGCGTGCGCGACATCGTCGTGGTCGACACCGAGGACGCGCTCCTCGTGACCACGAGCGAGCACGCCCAGCGGGTGAAGGGCGTCGTCGACGCGCTCAAGCTGAGCGGGCGCGGCGAGGTGCTCTGACGGATGCCGCGGCGGCGGCATCCGTTTTCCTCATCGACTTCTCATCGCGCCGCAGATTGCGTCTTTGTAACCTTTCGCGCACAGGGCCCCCTGGAGCAGGCAACCGCGCCGTCACAGTAGGTAACTTTGTCCAGTCCCCGTGAAGGACGCGGGCGAACGTAGTGGAGGCTGAGTTGACCATCTCACGCACCAAGAAGCTCATCGGCGTCACAGCCGCCGCGGGCCTGCTGATCGCACTCGCGGGCTGCGGCTCCGCTCCGGAGGAGACGGATCCGACCGGTGACGCCGGCAACGTCGTCGACGGCTTCACGCCCTGTCTCGTCTCGGACGACGGCGGGTTCAACGACAAGTCGTTCAACCAGTCGGCCCTCGAGGGCATGGAGCGCGCGGCCGAGGAGCTCGGCGTCGAACCGATCGAGGTGGAGTCCAGCTCGGCCAACGACTACGCGCCCAACCTCGAGAACCTGATCGCCGAAGGCTGCACGTTCATCGTCTCGGTCGGCTTCAAGCTCTCGGCCGACACGATCGCCTCTGCGAACGCGAACCCCGACGTGAACTACGCGATCATCGACGACTGGGCCGACAACACCGGCGCCAAGGACGACGACGGCAAGGACATCGGCGACGGCGAGACCGACGCCCCCAACATCAAGCCGCTCATGTTCGACACGGTCCAGGCCGCGTACCTCGGCGGCTACGCCGCGGCCGCGTGGTCGGCGCAGGCCGGCGTCAACAAGGTCGGCACGTTCGGCGGCATCCCGATCCCGCCGGTCACCATCTTCATGGACGGCTTCGTCGACGGCGTCGAGAAGTACAACGAAGACAAGGGCGGCACCGTCGAGACCTACGGGTGGGACGTCGCGGCGCAGCAGGGCTCGATGACCGGTGGCTTCCAGGCGAACGACACCGCGAAGCAGACCGCGCAGGGCATCCTCGACCAGGGTGTCGACGTGATCCTGCCCGTCGGCGGCCCGATCTACCAGAGCGCGCGTGACGCGATCACCGACGGCGGC from Microbacterium sp. ProA8 includes these protein-coding regions:
- a CDS encoding mannose-1-phosphate guanylyltransferase, translating into MSGPIDDFYAVIPAGGIGSRLWPLSRADAPKFLHDLTGSGQTLLRDTWDRLAPLAGTDRIAVVTGRAHRGAVERELPGIADKNVFLESEPRDSTAAIGLAAAILSRREPDVIIGSFAADHVIRVPQLFEWAVNQAVATARQGYICTIGIQPSEPSVGFGYIKKSDALSVEGAPEAALVQSFVEKPDLDTAKEYFADRNYLWNAGMFISRADVLLAEIAENEPELYAGLMELAEAWDDREERGPVVDQVWPTLKKIAIDYAVAEPAAAKGRLAVIPGHFDWDDVGDFASLAKLNSHGRMNDLAILGENARILSDAASGIVVSQTRRVISLIGVRDIVVVDTEDALLVTTSEHAQRVKGVVDALKLSGRGEVL
- a CDS encoding BMP family ABC transporter substrate-binding protein produces the protein MTISRTKKLIGVTAAAGLLIALAGCGSAPEETDPTGDAGNVVDGFTPCLVSDDGGFNDKSFNQSALEGMERAAEELGVEPIEVESSSANDYAPNLENLIAEGCTFIVSVGFKLSADTIASANANPDVNYAIIDDWADNTGAKDDDGKDIGDGETDAPNIKPLMFDTVQAAYLGGYAAAAWSAQAGVNKVGTFGGIPIPPVTIFMDGFVDGVEKYNEDKGGTVETYGWDVAAQQGSMTGGFQANDTAKQTAQGILDQGVDVILPVGGPIYQSARDAITDGGTGTVMLGVDSDLAAADPSVADMVLVSIMKRIDEAVYQATLEASTGEFDVTPYIGTLENEGVGLSGFGSFEAELPEGLTDELDALREQIISGELEVTSPSSP